The following coding sequences are from one Candidatus Methylomirabilota bacterium window:
- a CDS encoding ABC transporter ATP-binding protein, whose protein sequence is MAEPLLAFRSVRAGYGDAVVLDDISFEVPAEGRLAVLGRNGVGKSTLLLTIMGYTDVGRGTIGWRGADITSLPPHRRARQGLGWVAQEREVFASLSVQENLTVAARRGRWDLAAVYRLFPPLADRRHHDAGHLSGGEQQMLAIARALMTNPALLLLDEPLEGLAPLIAEELIRAIRRLTADEGTALILVEQHAEIALSMTDRVLVLERGHVAHRGPSRDLLEDRATLDRLVGLRMTPG, encoded by the coding sequence ATGGCTGAACCTCTGCTCGCGTTCCGGAGCGTGCGGGCCGGGTACGGCGATGCGGTCGTGCTCGACGACATCTCGTTCGAAGTACCGGCCGAGGGCCGCCTGGCGGTGCTCGGCCGCAACGGCGTCGGCAAGTCCACGCTGTTGCTCACCATCATGGGCTACACCGACGTCGGCCGCGGCACGATCGGGTGGCGGGGCGCCGACATCACCTCGCTGCCCCCCCACCGCCGCGCGCGCCAGGGACTCGGCTGGGTGGCGCAGGAGCGCGAGGTCTTCGCCTCGCTGAGCGTCCAGGAGAACCTGACGGTCGCCGCCCGTCGCGGGCGCTGGGACCTGGCGGCAGTCTACCGGCTCTTCCCGCCCCTGGCCGACCGGCGCCACCACGACGCCGGCCACTTGTCGGGCGGTGAACAGCAGATGCTGGCCATCGCCCGGGCGCTGATGACCAATCCGGCGCTGCTCCTGCTGGACGAGCCGCTGGAGGGGCTGGCGCCGCTCATCGCCGAAGAGCTGATCCGCGCAATCAGGCGCCTGACCGCCGACGAGGGAACCGCCTTGATCCTGGTCGAACAGCACGCGGAGATCGCCCTGTCGATGACCGACAGGGTCCTGGTGCTGGAGCGCGGCCACGTCGCCCACCGCGGGCCATCGAGGGACTTGCTCGAGGATCGGGCGACGCTCGATCGCCTGGTCGGCTTGCGGATGACCCCGGGCTAG
- a CDS encoding ABC transporter ATP-binding protein: MSAPALSTRGLDKRFGSLVVAQGIDLSLPAGARYALIGPNGAGKTTLINLMTGMLQPDAGQILLGEEDVTRLEPPQRVKRGLARTFQINTLFPRLNALECVTLAVCERRGVAGAWWRSLAGYREEVDEAYDILRSLTLGAVCYQTTRRLAYGQQRLLEIALALATKPTVLLLDEPAAGVPREESAQLFAAIEGLSPDLTVLFIEHDMNVVFRFASRIIVMVGGRILVEGTPSEIGADPQVREVYLGGARHG; encoded by the coding sequence GTGAGCGCACCGGCCTTGTCGACGCGCGGGCTCGACAAGCGCTTCGGGTCCCTGGTGGTGGCCCAGGGCATCGATCTCTCCCTCCCGGCCGGGGCGCGGTACGCCCTGATCGGGCCCAACGGCGCCGGCAAGACGACGCTCATCAATCTGATGACCGGAATGCTGCAGCCCGATGCCGGTCAGATACTTCTCGGCGAAGAGGACGTCACCCGGCTCGAGCCACCGCAGCGCGTCAAGCGGGGCCTCGCGCGGACGTTTCAGATCAATACCCTCTTCCCCCGGCTCAACGCCCTCGAGTGTGTCACGCTGGCCGTCTGCGAGCGGCGCGGCGTCGCCGGGGCGTGGTGGCGGAGCCTGGCCGGCTATCGGGAGGAGGTGGACGAGGCCTACGACATTCTCCGGTCGCTGACGCTGGGCGCCGTGTGCTATCAGACGACCCGCCGGCTCGCCTACGGACAGCAGCGCCTCCTCGAGATCGCGCTCGCGCTGGCGACGAAGCCGACGGTCCTGCTACTGGACGAGCCGGCCGCCGGCGTGCCCCGCGAGGAGAGCGCCCAGCTGTTCGCCGCCATCGAGGGCCTGTCGCCGGACCTGACCGTGCTGTTCATCGAGCACGACATGAACGTGGTGTTCCGGTTCGCGAGCCGGATCATCGTCATGGTCGGCGGCCGGATTCTCGTGGAGGGCACGCCTTCCGAGATCGGCGCCGATCCGCAAGTGCGGGAGGTCTATCTCGGGGGAGCGCGTCATGGCTGA
- a CDS encoding branched-chain amino acid ABC transporter permease, producing the protein MTSAVQAAADPRRHLAAQRRWRRSEVAFWLATLLPFLLVPSHLQLASQIAITALFAVSLDLILGYAGIVSLGHAAFFGLGAYAAGLLSKSGWGEPLSGLVVAPAVAGLVGYATSFVIARTRHLALIMITLGLGLLLHEAANRAHWLTGGADGLQGVRMWPLLGHFKFDLYGYTAYGYSLVVLFSIFLVTRRLIHSPFGLSLRGIRENPIRMPAIGAPSRSHLRTAYTISAVIAGIAGALLAQTTETVSLGTLDFQRSAEVLVILILGGTGRLYGGLIGAIIFMVARDQFSGINPQYWYFWIGALLVSVVMFLPNGILGGLASRRDES; encoded by the coding sequence ATGACGAGCGCCGTCCAGGCGGCCGCCGATCCGCGTCGCCATCTGGCGGCCCAGCGCCGATGGCGGCGAAGCGAGGTCGCCTTCTGGCTGGCCACCCTGCTCCCGTTCCTCCTGGTCCCGTCGCATCTCCAGCTGGCGAGCCAGATCGCCATCACCGCGCTGTTCGCCGTGTCGCTCGACCTCATCCTCGGTTACGCGGGGATCGTGTCGCTGGGCCATGCCGCATTCTTCGGGCTGGGCGCCTACGCGGCCGGCCTCCTGTCCAAGTCCGGCTGGGGCGAGCCGCTTTCCGGGCTCGTGGTCGCGCCGGCGGTCGCGGGCCTGGTCGGATATGCCACCAGTTTCGTCATCGCCCGCACCCGGCACCTGGCGCTCATCATGATCACGCTCGGCCTGGGTCTGCTGCTCCACGAGGCCGCCAACCGCGCGCACTGGCTGACCGGCGGCGCCGATGGACTCCAGGGCGTGCGCATGTGGCCGCTCCTCGGCCACTTCAAGTTCGATCTCTACGGCTACACCGCCTATGGGTACTCGCTGGTCGTCCTGTTCTCGATCTTTCTGGTGACGCGGCGGCTGATCCACTCGCCGTTCGGTCTGTCGCTGCGCGGGATCCGGGAGAACCCGATCCGGATGCCGGCCATCGGGGCCCCGAGCCGTTCGCACCTCCGCACGGCCTATACCATTTCCGCCGTCATCGCGGGCATCGCCGGCGCCCTGCTCGCCCAGACCACCGAGACCGTGTCGCTGGGGACACTGGATTTTCAGCGATCGGCGGAGGTGCTGGTCATCCTGATCCTCGGCGGCACCGGCCGGCTCTACGGCGGCCTGATCGGCGCGATCATCTTCATGGTGGCCCGCGATCAGTTCTCGGGCATCAATCCGCAGTACTGGTACTTCTGGATCGGCGCCCTGCTCGTCTCGGTCGTGATGTTCCTGCCCAACGGCATTCTCGGCGGGCTGGCGTCCCGGCGGGACGAGTCGTGA